A region from the Streptomyces lydicus genome encodes:
- a CDS encoding YgfZ/GcvT domain-containing protein — translation MLRPSPASPLLSLPGAVPAEAPDEGVAAHYGDLFREQRALADGSGFVDLSHRGVVTVTGPERLSWLHLLLTQHVSELAPGHATEALILSAHGHIEHAVYLVDDGETTWMHTEPGHQEALIAYLESMKFFYRVEVADRTDEIAVVHLPAGSIAEAPAGAVVRETAHGRDLFLPRAELERFAADHGPAAGVLALEALRVEAHRPRLGLETDHRTIPHELGWIGTAVHLQKGCYRGQETVARVHNLGKPPRRLVFLHLDGSEVHLPPHGAPVRLASDGEEGRQLGFVTTSARHHELGPIALALVKRNVPLDAQLMAGGTAAAQEAVVEP, via the coding sequence ATGCTGCGACCATCACCCGCCAGCCCCCTGCTGTCGCTGCCCGGCGCCGTCCCCGCCGAGGCTCCGGACGAAGGCGTCGCCGCGCACTACGGAGACCTCTTCCGTGAGCAGCGCGCCCTCGCCGACGGCTCCGGCTTCGTGGACCTCTCCCACCGCGGCGTGGTCACCGTCACCGGCCCCGAACGCCTGAGCTGGCTGCACCTGCTGCTCACCCAGCACGTCAGCGAACTCGCGCCCGGCCATGCCACCGAGGCGCTGATCCTGTCCGCGCACGGCCACATCGAGCATGCGGTCTACCTCGTCGACGACGGCGAGACGACCTGGATGCACACCGAACCCGGCCACCAGGAGGCGCTGATCGCCTACCTGGAGAGCATGAAATTCTTCTACCGGGTCGAGGTCGCCGACCGCACGGACGAGATCGCCGTCGTCCATCTGCCGGCCGGCTCCATCGCCGAGGCGCCCGCCGGCGCCGTCGTCCGCGAGACCGCGCACGGCCGCGATCTGTTCCTGCCGCGCGCCGAGCTGGAGCGGTTCGCCGCTGATCACGGCCCGGCGGCCGGTGTCCTGGCGCTGGAGGCGCTGCGCGTCGAGGCCCACCGCCCCCGGCTGGGCCTGGAGACCGACCACCGCACCATCCCGCACGAGCTGGGCTGGATCGGCACCGCCGTACACCTCCAGAAGGGCTGCTACCGCGGCCAGGAGACCGTCGCCCGGGTCCACAACCTGGGGAAGCCGCCGCGTCGGCTGGTCTTCCTGCACCTGGACGGCAGCGAGGTCCATCTGCCGCCGCACGGTGCCCCCGTCCGTCTCGCCTCGGACGGCGAGGAGGGCCGGCAGCTCGGCTTCGTCACCACCTCGGCCCGCCATCACGAGCTCGGCCCGATCGCGCTCGCCCTGGTCAAGCGGAATGTGCCGCTGGACGCGCAGTTGATGGCGGGGGGCACGGCAGCGGCGCAGGAGGCGGTCGTCGAACCGTAG
- the dtd gene encoding D-aminoacyl-tRNA deacylase yields the protein MRAVVQRVDGARVEVAGETVGEIVGEGLCVLVGVTHEDTPEKAAQLARKLWSVRILQGEKSCSDTAAPLLVISQFTLYGDARKGRRPTWNAAAPGPVAEPLVDEVVAQLRALGAQVETGRFGADMKVSLTNDGPFTVLVEV from the coding sequence ATGCGAGCTGTGGTGCAAAGGGTTGACGGCGCACGCGTCGAGGTGGCGGGCGAGACGGTCGGAGAGATCGTCGGTGAGGGGCTGTGCGTGCTGGTGGGGGTCACGCACGAGGACACCCCCGAGAAGGCGGCGCAGCTGGCCCGCAAGCTGTGGTCGGTGCGGATTCTGCAGGGCGAGAAGTCCTGCTCGGACACCGCCGCGCCGCTGCTGGTGATCAGCCAGTTCACTCTCTACGGTGACGCCCGCAAGGGCCGCCGCCCGACCTGGAACGCCGCGGCCCCGGGGCCGGTCGCCGAGCCGCTGGTGGATGAGGTCGTGGCGCAGCTGCGGGCGCTGGGCGCCCAGGTGGAGACCGGCCGCTTCGGCGCGGACATGAAGGTGTCGCTGACGAACGACGGGCCGTTCACGGTGCTGGTGGAGGTGTAG
- a CDS encoding ABC transporter substrate-binding protein, translating to MSTLGAGQTPGPVPTARTTPTGRTTSTAPTPDTARPPGTPPPPTALTTTTAAARVEPPGTEDGPMLQAGQAQQPRPPQQRDRCRPDTAPELSGLGLPELRVVRRDSQQEEADLSYLRRLLQGRIDILRAEIARRSAQHSPLLDRLPEILTDLPSRHRSSARHVTVGTPHSEENRRLAEEILGEVALSDLTARTDQELQEAMGRLIRYEQEVSRRRQSLQRTADDCSAEIARRYREGEAQVDDLLS from the coding sequence ATGAGCACTCTCGGCGCCGGACAGACACCCGGTCCCGTACCAACCGCCCGTACGACACCGACCGGCCGGACGACCTCCACCGCCCCCACGCCAGACACCGCACGTCCGCCCGGCACTCCACCACCCCCCACCGCCCTGACGACGACCACGGCAGCGGCTCGCGTCGAGCCCCCCGGCACCGAGGACGGTCCCATGCTCCAGGCAGGCCAGGCGCAGCAACCCCGCCCCCCGCAGCAGCGCGACCGCTGCCGTCCGGACACGGCGCCCGAGCTGTCCGGCCTGGGGCTGCCCGAGCTGCGGGTGGTGCGGCGCGACTCACAGCAGGAAGAGGCCGATCTCAGCTATCTGCGGCGGCTGTTGCAGGGCCGGATCGACATCCTGCGGGCCGAGATCGCCCGCCGGTCCGCGCAGCACTCCCCGCTGCTCGACCGGCTGCCGGAGATCCTCACGGACCTGCCGTCCCGGCACCGCTCCTCGGCGCGGCATGTGACGGTCGGCACGCCGCACAGCGAGGAGAACCGCAGGCTCGCCGAGGAAATCCTCGGCGAGGTCGCGCTGTCCGACCTCACCGCGCGCACCGACCAGGAACTCCAGGAGGCCATGGGCCGGCTGATCCGCTACGAACAGGAGGTGTCGCGTCGCCGTCAGTCACTGCAGCGCACCGCCGACGACTGCAGCGCCGAAATCGCCCGAAGGTACCGTGAAGGCGAAGCGCAAGTAGACGACCTGCTGTCCTGA
- a CDS encoding asparaginase codes for MTSPTPISAPTPEAGADAGVEAGRSSPVSPVLAEVVRSGFVEGRHRGALVVLAADGGVEWSLGEVTAPVFPRSTNKPMQAAAVLRAGLDLSGERLALAAASHSGEPFHLDLVRTMLAEHGLTAEQLQTPADLPLDPEEAEAYLAAGRVRDRLTMNCSGKHTAMLAACARNGWPLGSYLDQAHPLQQLVAEGVRAASGEEVAHIGTDGCGAPLLSLSLTGLARAFRSFVLAEPGSPERRVADAMRAHPEYVAGTRRPDTWLMRALPGTLAKMGAEAVQALALPDGRALAFKVDDGAGRALGPVLARTLRLMGIDAAVLSRLEDAPLWGGGVRVGEIRAAF; via the coding sequence ATGACCTCGCCCACTCCGATATCCGCACCGACCCCGGAAGCCGGCGCAGACGCCGGCGTGGAAGCCGGCAGGTCTTCGCCGGTGTCCCCCGTGCTCGCCGAGGTCGTCCGCTCCGGCTTCGTCGAGGGCCGGCACCGCGGGGCCCTGGTGGTGCTCGCGGCGGACGGCGGCGTGGAGTGGTCGCTGGGCGAGGTGACCGCTCCCGTCTTCCCCCGCTCCACCAACAAGCCGATGCAGGCCGCGGCGGTGCTGCGGGCGGGTCTTGACCTCTCCGGCGAGCGGCTGGCGCTGGCCGCCGCGAGCCATTCCGGCGAGCCCTTCCACCTCGACCTGGTGCGGACCATGCTGGCCGAGCACGGGCTGACCGCCGAGCAGCTGCAGACGCCGGCGGACCTGCCCCTGGACCCGGAGGAGGCGGAGGCGTACCTCGCCGCCGGACGGGTCCGCGACCGCCTCACGATGAACTGCTCGGGCAAGCACACCGCGATGCTGGCCGCCTGTGCGCGCAACGGCTGGCCGCTCGGCTCGTACCTCGACCAGGCGCATCCGCTGCAGCAGCTGGTGGCCGAGGGGGTGCGGGCCGCGAGCGGCGAGGAGGTCGCGCACATCGGCACGGATGGCTGCGGGGCGCCGCTGCTCTCGCTGTCCCTGACCGGGCTGGCCCGCGCCTTCCGGTCCTTCGTGCTCGCCGAGCCCGGGAGTCCTGAGCGGCGGGTGGCGGATGCGATGCGTGCCCACCCCGAGTACGTTGCGGGCACGCGGCGGCCGGACACCTGGCTGATGCGAGCCCTGCCGGGCACGCTCGCCAAGATGGGGGCCGAGGCGGTCCAGGCGCTGGCCCTCCCGGACGGCCGGGCCCTCGCCTTCAAGGTCGACGACGGGGCGGGCCGCGCTCTGGGGCCGGTTCTCGCCCGGACGCTGCGTCTGATGGGGATCGACGCCGCTGTGCTGTCCCGGCTGGAGGATGCGCCGCTGTGGGGCGGAGGGGTACGGGTCGGGGAGATCAGGGCTGCGTTTTGA
- a CDS encoding ankyrin repeat domain-containing protein has product MSDANSEPQGPEAIEHAHDPEVLQLAAKVFDLARHGDTDTVAAYVDAGVPANLTNDKGDSLVMLAAYHGHPATVEALLQRGADADRPNDRGQTPLAGAVFKAEDEVVKILVAHGADPSAGTPSAIETARMFEKSELLKLFGAE; this is encoded by the coding sequence ATGAGCGACGCGAATTCCGAGCCGCAGGGGCCCGAGGCGATCGAGCACGCGCACGACCCCGAGGTGCTGCAGCTCGCGGCGAAGGTGTTCGACCTGGCACGGCACGGCGACACCGACACCGTCGCCGCATACGTGGACGCGGGTGTCCCCGCCAACCTGACGAACGACAAGGGCGACTCGCTGGTGATGCTGGCGGCGTACCACGGTCACCCCGCCACCGTGGAGGCCCTGTTGCAGCGTGGCGCCGACGCCGACCGCCCCAACGACCGTGGCCAGACCCCGCTCGCCGGCGCGGTCTTCAAGGCCGAGGACGAGGTCGTCAAGATTCTGGTGGCACACGGCGCGGACCCGTCGGCGGGCACCCCCTCGGCCATCGAGACGGCGCGGATGTTCGAGAAGTCGGAGCTGCTGAAGCTGTTCGGGGCGGAGTGA
- a CDS encoding NADPH-dependent FMN reductase has product MSEHPYRLAVIIASTREGRFAPVIANWFSRHAETHAHIDLDVIDLDTVRPYELRYGSAEFESFAKHVDEADAFVVITAEYNHSFPAPLKHAIDLLHRQWQAKPVGFVSYGGVSGGLRAVEQLRLVFAELHATTVRETVSFSLSGNLFDEAGSLHDPAPAAQAADTLLNQLTWWAVTLREARATRPYGG; this is encoded by the coding sequence ATGTCCGAGCACCCCTACCGTCTCGCAGTGATCATCGCCAGCACCCGGGAGGGCCGGTTCGCCCCTGTCATCGCGAACTGGTTCTCCCGGCACGCCGAGACCCACGCGCATATCGACCTGGACGTGATCGACCTCGACACCGTCCGCCCGTACGAACTCCGCTACGGCAGTGCGGAGTTCGAGTCGTTCGCCAAGCATGTCGACGAGGCCGACGCATTCGTCGTGATCACCGCGGAGTACAACCACTCGTTCCCGGCCCCGCTCAAGCACGCCATCGACCTGCTGCACCGCCAGTGGCAGGCCAAGCCGGTCGGCTTCGTGTCGTACGGCGGAGTCTCCGGCGGTCTGCGCGCCGTCGAGCAACTGCGGTTGGTTTTTGCCGAGTTGCATGCCACCACGGTCCGCGAAACGGTGAGCTTCTCGCTCTCCGGCAACCTCTTCGACGAGGCGGGCAGCCTGCACGACCCGGCCCCCGCCGCACAGGCCGCCGACACCCTGCTCAACCAGCTGACCTGGTGGGCGGTGACCCTCCGCGAGGCCCGCGCGACCCGCCCGTACGGCGGCTGA
- a CDS encoding class I SAM-dependent methyltransferase, with amino-acid sequence MTMAMEREDFLRAFHAAHPAVTARAMAHGRAGDGRSSYDILRDRVAACGRVLDLGCGDGLLLELLATGEAGARRRLAGIDLSAEELALARRRPGVGRADLRVGRAQQLPFPAAHFDGCVSHMALMLMSDAEQVAAELARVLEPGGTLAVVVGGGAAGGEAYERFLRLAKPLFKEAPPEQRTPPLGNPRLRSHEGFDEVFGAAGFGPVEWETVRIDLSGPPERIWHTVGCLYDIGPLDPAVTADLRARFEAESAAAALPDGSIPCAMNVHLATAVRR; translated from the coding sequence GGTGACCGCGCGGGCGATGGCTCATGGGCGGGCCGGGGACGGCCGTTCCAGTTACGACATCCTGCGGGACCGGGTGGCGGCGTGCGGCCGGGTGCTGGATCTCGGCTGTGGCGACGGGCTGTTGCTGGAACTCCTCGCCACCGGGGAGGCGGGCGCCCGGCGCCGGCTCGCCGGGATCGACCTGTCCGCCGAGGAGTTGGCGCTGGCCCGCCGCCGCCCCGGCGTCGGACGGGCGGACCTCCGCGTCGGCAGGGCACAGCAACTACCCTTCCCCGCAGCGCACTTCGACGGCTGCGTCTCCCACATGGCGCTGATGCTGATGAGCGACGCGGAGCAGGTTGCGGCGGAGCTGGCGCGGGTGCTGGAGCCGGGCGGGACGCTGGCCGTCGTCGTGGGTGGCGGGGCGGCCGGCGGTGAGGCGTACGAGAGGTTTCTGCGGCTGGCGAAGCCGTTGTTCAAGGAGGCGCCGCCGGAGCAGCGGACCCCGCCGCTCGGGAACCCGCGGCTGCGCAGCCACGAGGGCTTCGACGAGGTTTTCGGGGCGGCCGGATTCGGCCCCGTGGAGTGGGAGACCGTACGGATCGATCTGTCGGGGCCGCCCGAGCGGATCTGGCACACCGTCGGCTGCCTCTACGACATCGGGCCGCTCGACCCCGCGGTCACCGCGGATCTACGGGCCCGCTTCGAGGCGGAGTCGGCGGCGGCAGCGCTGCCGGACGGCAGTATTCCGTGCGCGATGAACGTGCATCTCGCGACGGCGGTGCGGCGGTAA